From a single Sulfitobacter sp. DSM 110093 genomic region:
- a CDS encoding succinylglutamate desuccinylase/aspartoacylase family protein produces MAIKQTMISTSIDLDKDGRHVGHLKLPNSVHRSAYGHIPIPIATIKNGEGPTVLLTGGVHGDEYEGPIALTRLVREVEAKQVAGRIIVVPMLNQPAFAAGTRTSPIDDINLNRTFPGRPDGTATEMIAHYVVSELLPRADYMIDLHAGGSSLQYVPTLLAPRWDDSAATDRTEDLVQAFGAEKVIYFDSIRALSGEDRVMGNHAHQNGVEFLTGEFGGGASVNLGGLAMVERGIRGVLSHLGVLKVDLPPAPQSRKFVMDAPGLYAFADRAGFFEPQYVLGETVEAGAIAGLIHNIDAPWDDPVPVHFQAGGVAICIRTHALVEAGDCLGHLATEL; encoded by the coding sequence ATGGCCATTAAACAAACTATGATCAGCACGAGCATCGATTTGGATAAAGATGGGCGCCATGTCGGGCACTTGAAGTTGCCAAATTCCGTACATCGTTCAGCCTATGGGCACATCCCAATTCCTATTGCTACGATTAAGAACGGCGAAGGGCCGACAGTCTTACTTACTGGAGGTGTACATGGTGATGAATATGAGGGGCCTATCGCGCTTACACGCTTGGTCCGTGAGGTTGAGGCTAAGCAAGTTGCCGGCCGCATCATTGTTGTACCCATGTTGAACCAACCGGCCTTTGCGGCAGGGACACGCACGTCTCCGATTGACGATATTAACCTGAATCGCACCTTTCCAGGTCGCCCTGATGGCACCGCAACCGAAATGATTGCCCACTATGTAGTAAGCGAATTGCTTCCTCGCGCAGACTACATGATCGACCTACACGCTGGTGGCAGCTCGCTACAATACGTTCCCACGCTGCTCGCGCCCCGCTGGGACGATTCAGCAGCAACAGACCGAACTGAAGACTTGGTTCAGGCATTCGGCGCAGAGAAGGTAATCTACTTCGACTCGATCAGAGCCTTAAGTGGAGAAGATCGGGTCATGGGAAACCATGCCCATCAAAATGGCGTCGAATTTCTCACGGGCGAATTTGGTGGTGGAGCGAGTGTTAATCTTGGCGGTTTGGCAATGGTGGAACGCGGTATTCGCGGAGTACTCTCCCATCTTGGTGTCTTGAAAGTAGACTTGCCCCCAGCCCCCCAAAGCCGAAAGTTTGTGATGGACGCTCCCGGGCTCTATGCATTTGCTGATCGTGCAGGTTTCTTTGAACCTCAATACGTTCTGGGTGAAACTGTAGAGGCGGGAGCGATCGCGGGCCTAATCCATAATATTGATGCGCCTTGGGACGATCCAGTACCAGTTCATTTTCAAGCTGGTGGCGTCGCGATTTGCATCCGTACACATGCTTTGGTGGAAGCTGGCGATTGTTTGGGCCATCTTGCAACTGAACTGTGA